The genomic DNA AAGAGTGAAAATATCACCGTTGAAATTTGCGACTGTccccttttcttttgttattacTCTAGGGAAGCATTTTTCTATcgagtaaaattttaaaagctaaaGGAGAGAACACTCAATTGCAaggtgaaattttttcaaactgaaatacCCTAGTTTCGTACCCAGACCTACCATGGCAATGGCAAACAGTTCAGTTAAGTTACAAAAGGGTAGGAACTGGGTACGACATTAGAAATACTTAGCCTAGAATTATAGTAAACGAATTGATGAACATTAGGAAATCACCTGACGGCTTTTTTTTGTATCACTATAAATCTGTAAATTGCAATCCAACCGATGTCACTGAAATGTTAGTCACGTAAGGAAAAGTTATTCttcatatataattttttcacaTCTTATATATCGATTCGGCCTGTTGGTCTAGTGGTATGATTCTCGCTTCGGGTGCGAGAGGTCCGGGTTCGACTCCCGGACAGGCCCCTAAaagtggaaagaaaatttttaatttccttaataaattaaatttttttgtattagcTTGTGCAgctttttttctaaatttatatatgtgtgtgtgtatatatgtatatatataaaaataaatgtgggggtagagtctaccttggcatgaagtgctcaatgctgtggtagcagagctgagtatatataagacagtgaaagaatcaaagaggacgcatcgattctctgttactctgagtttcgtgcctaagcgctcgtcagacagaaccAGGCAGgaatctgtctgacgagcgcttaggaTGATATGATATTCATATCATCAAAAGGCGAAGCAGATTTGGTAAGAACTATTTTTGATAAATAGTAACAActgtcattttcatcatcattatttcaaatatatataattctctttttcagcacTCCTTATAGAAGTTGCTCTTGCTCAAGAGTATATAGACGATTGATATTATCTTGTCTTGCTTCATTCTATCCCCTCAACACTCTATGAAAAAAACCGTCATGTGAGAGATTTTACGCAAAATAAAGTTTGAAGGGTGTCTACAtagttttcaaaaaattatgaCGTGGTGGTAAAATAAAGAtcctcaaataaaaaatttttaatataacGTTAGCCTTGGTAGCACTGAAAGAAAGTCTTAGTTCATTAGATCCCTGTAAAAGTATCGCTCTGATGTTTTCCTGAAGAAGTGTCAGCTGTATTCCTCGTTTTCATCAATGTCAGGTCTAAAGCCAAACAGAAACTGAAGTCAAGCGCGTTGTTCGGAGTGACAAAAATAGGCCAATCAGCGATAAAATTCATATCACGTGATCGTAGGTCAAAAGCAGAGCGCGCCGCTCAAAACTTTACCAAATCATTTCACCacataaaattttatttcattactttcacATTTCACACTCTCTTGTCTTCGCCGCCTGAATTGAACATGTCAAAGAAAGCAGTTTACAAGAAACGACAGAAAGCATAGGATCACGGGTTTGTGTTGTAATATTTTCCCTCCACTGCCTAAACCCGGAGGCGACACTTGTTCGCATGTGGTAAATGTAGAGAATGTCCCTAGTggtttcaaacaaaaaaattaaatattccattCGCAAGCTTTTGTCTGTCAATTAGTTTACCACacgaaaattttctttaccagCTTACTTCAAAGTAAGTTTCTTTCCAGATGCctacgaaaaagaaaacaatagaaaaaattcGCCGGCTTCCTAGCGTCTTTCGAGATGtcatcaaacaaaaacatagtGCAGAGGAAGCAATGTAATTACTAGGTGGGCTTTACGATATTTTCTCGCTTAGGATACATGAAATTGAATTAAAGGTATGTTTATTCTCAATAAAGGTTTCTGCAGTGTGAAAAATTCGGAGaactttattgaaaatgaaataagtcTGGGCAAACAAAGCTCGCGAAAGCTGCGCGTTTGGCGCAAAAGCGAACGAATGATTTCCAAAGAATGTCTTCCACTCCTGTCTTCAGCGACCATTTTTTTCAGCGACTACTGTTtaattataatttcatttaCGACTCCTGCAAATTAATAAAGGGAACTTTCATTGAGTCAACACCTCACTTTCCGGCTAAAAAGTAAGGCGTTGCGTGAAAACGTTTTGTAACGACAACAACGACCTGCGCATTGTATTCTCCTCATGCATCTGAGGAGCGAATTGTAACCAAAATTGAGCCATGTCCATAATTGCTCTGAGGTGTAAACACTGTTATTATTTTCCGCAGTTCCTAAGGAGTGACTTACTATGCCGGATTTCTACTATGAATCTCAGGAATGATTGCAAACAACTATCGTTCTGTATTTCTTACTTCTTCAGGAGTGAATTTCTTCACCCGTCAAATAACAGGCCATGTTGGGTTAAACATCAATTACTAATTCTTTAATCCTTATCCGGAGTAAGGTTCTTCAAAACCGTTACGATATTGAAAATCTCATTCAAAATTATTGCATCCGCTAAGTATTCGGATAGTCGTTTCAcactttgaattaatttcaaaatggcagGTTTGATTCCCACTGTCTTCCAATTACTGTACGAGAAGAGTGTTATCGTAGGAAGTAAATACAATTTTGGCTTCACCCACTTAGTTCTAATGACACTTCCGTAATATTTCACAAAGAAAGATTTCAAATAATCGTTGTAAGAAGGGAAAGAATCACAGTATGTATCTGGTCACAGCAACGTGTGCGTTCTCGATAAAACGCCACTTTGACTGACGCACAAGCTGCCTGTTTCATGATATTTgaacaataggccattttacagttgtgtactttgttgccaagcctttgatttggagtgaggctgaaggtgaccttgttgtgttagagaccagaatctagttagcatgataacaaattaatttgcatttcaaaagcagcaaggtttgtatcataacaaggtcacccttagcctcactcctgttcaaaggcttggcaaccaagcacacaactgtaaaatggactattaggAAGACAAAGAGTACGGGCTCTGGAATCTCAAAACGCATAAGAGATAAATTTTTACTCATAATTTTTAATTGCAGAGAAAAGGGTCAATATGGTTTCTGAAAAAACCGTCTCTTCCGAGCAAGTCGAGGGTAATTTATTGTTTCTTGATGTTCCGTCTCACTTAATATCTGTGACAGGAAAACGAGTATAAAACATATAACTGTTGCTGtcctcatttttatttcatttttcgtttttgtccATAATTTTCCGCTTGTAACTGGCGTTTTTCAATATGGAAAACGGAATTTTCAACTAAATTTCTCGCGGAGGCGTTTATCTTCACCAACGGTCTGGTTTTAGACTGAGAAGACCCATTAAGTTATTCAATGCCAAATAAACAATTTGTTCTTATTTTCATTGTCCCCATCAGTTTTTTTGCACAGATATCATGCTTTTTATAACTACTAACTTTAGCATATACAAGGTATCTTGACTCGTTCGCCACGGCTTGCGAAGTCACCTTCAATGTGAGGGAAATAACAAAAGTATGTCTTTCTAAAGAAAGTAAACACTTAAAGGAAACACCGACAAATAACAGATGTCTGTGTCGTAACGCAATGTATGTAGTCAGACAGGAGTTCCTAACACAGGCGCATACTTTTCAGGTGCAGATCTTTTAAGATGCTTTACGAGCCGTTTTTCCCATCCTTCTCTATCAACACTGTCAGAATAGTTGAGAAATGTTCTTGCTCGTAATGGTTTCGGTAACTTTTTGAGACTAATCGATTCGAGACCGATCAATATTACTGAGTAATCACTGTAATGAAAACTTTTGTGTAAGGCATAGTCGAGCTCTTGCTTGCAAAATCTGCTGGCTGCATAACTCCCCGACCACACTGCCAACACGTAACGGCTTTGGTACACACTATCGGCAATAGAATCCAGAATGGGATAACCAAGTTTGAAATGCATCTTATCGATGCAGTACTTGACCTGGTTTTCACTCAACAAGCTTAGTAGCTTGCTATCCACCCAATTAGAGTCTTTCCTGCTGTAGGTGATAAAGACGTCATATTCGTAGATTGGTTCTTCATCACCTGGGAAAGGTTTTACTaggaagagaaaatttttagaaTTCTTTGTTAACAAATATTACGACTAAAACCGTTGTGTAgttgaaaaaattcacaaacGCAATACAGATACtcaaaaaaaggttaaataaacgcaaaactgttcaaaatctttgaaaaacgCGAAATATCTCATAGCTAGCTCCTCCAACCaccataaataaatatttccttagTGGATAGtcctgagaatttggtgttagggCACTTTTCGACTGAGTTTCGTAAGAGCTAGGTCATATTTCTACgatgttcttctttttccttttctctaaTCAAGTAACTGAAGTCTCTAGGACTTTTTCGCTGACTATTTTCCTCCGCCAAgaatatgttaatttttttctcattgattTTAATGTAAACGAGCGTAGTCTTCACTCAAGACATCCTTTTTTGGCGATCATACACGTGGTCAGTTTCCACGCAAAAATTGTGATCGCCATTGCGGAATTTTGGTGGACGAGGGGGTTGAAGTTTCGCGGACATAAAACGTTGGGTCGTATACGTCTTCCGTTTTTATAAGACGCCTGTACCTCTGCGTGCATATAAAAATACGCGTTCGCTTACTTGATGGAAGAGTTTTAGGTGCTCTTTTATAATATAACTTGACCAAAAATCCTATGGTAGCTACCACTCCAGCGAACAGTCCCAGAGATATATATAGTGCTAGCTGTAAGcgcttgttttcttctttcaccgTGTTTACTGGGGCTTCTTCAACTTCGCGTTCTGtgattcaaaaaaattttaagaattaaaatcaGCACCAGATCTTTAGCAGGTTTCCCCGAGTGGAGAGTGAAACGAGTCTGCAGTGGTTATTCTGGGTAGTCTCTTATGCAGACTCCAGCTTAGCGTTAGACGACTTGTACtgtgtatttaaaaaaaatgcttctgGTAACACTGACGTCAGCCACTGTGGTACGAATAAGTCATTTTTCAGCAGTGTGGCTAAGGAATTTTTACCCTGTTGTAACTTTTTATAAATTCTAGTCCTTTGATTTCCCAAGAGTTTGAGGTTGTAAGAGATGTACAGCTTTGCTTGCCGCCGAAACACTGGGCTTTAGAGTAGTAATACccaataaaagaaatttgaatcaaatatgatgaaaaataatgatcacaATGGGTCAATACTCATTCTCAGTCGCATGGCGAGAAGGTCTTGATAATTACGCAAGGTTTCAAAGGCGAACAGAGGTTTCTAAATTTTTGTCGTAACAGCATTCTACACGATCATCAACATTCCTCTCAGGCACTTTGCGTAAAGGAGTCGCTGTTTTTATTGCAGTAAAAGATCAGGAGCGAATAGAAAAGAAACCCTTACCTGGGAAAAATGTCACATTAACCTTGATGTTTTTCCTCCGCAAGCCATGTGAAGTGTTGAGCACGCACTCGTACTTTCCACTATCTTCAACCCTAGCATTGTATATCGTTAAGCTGAGAAGTCtccttttaatattttcctcaTTGTTGTCAACAAAgtcattgtttatttcaaagTGCTTGTTCCTTTTTATTTGACTGCCATTAAAAAGCCAGAAAGTGTCATCAAACAATGCTGCTGGGTAAATTCCGAGACAACTTAACGTAACATTTGTACCGTTTGTAATTTCAACATACGATTTAGTTTTGTGTGTGAATTCTAAATCTGGACCTTGTGTGTCACGTATGTTCACAGCTATGTCGTGTGTTTTTAAACCAATGGTGGAGTTTGCAACACATGTGTAGATTCCACTTTGGGCGAGGGTCACATGTTTCAGTTCCAAGGGCATGCCATCCCCTTGTTGGTACAATACTTTAGTTTTAGGTACTATTTTTCCGTTCAAAAGCCAGTACACGACCACAGCGAAAGCTCCTGAAAAGTTGACACTGCAATTTAGAGTTGTTGTGCTTCCTTCGTCGAGGGTGATGTTTGTCTGCGTGGAAGTGACGTTGAGTACTGTTAGAAGAAAATGGTATCGGTAATGGATTGACTTATGTGCACTTTCAGATACACATGAAAGTAGATCTGAGATGAGAACCTTGCAGTTTACGTATGGAGTTGAGCCTGCCTTCGATACCCGCCCCAATTAAGAGTGACATTGATTTGAGAAGAATACCCTAATGGACAAGACACCAATTTTACACATCACGGTTTCATCACGCTTTCTGCGTTTTTCAAACTCAGCCTGAATCATTCACGTTACACGTATGCGATTCATTAGGTTAAAAAAGAGATAGACGCTAAACGGGCTCTCACATTTCTATTGTCTTGGATGAGGTGGAGATCGAGGCAGGGAGGGATGGAGAGATGGAAGGAACTCAAGCGACTTTCCAGGGAGTGAGGGACGTGTGTTTTGATGTGTTGTTTGTCATGAAGACCGGATGTTATTCTCCTTTCTCCCCTAAGTGACGAAAAATGAGAATGAGCTGCAGCACCTTTTAAGgtaaaagagaagagaaatgTTGGTTAAACTCACTTTCTTCCTGAATTGACAGCTCTATATTCTCCTTTGCATCAAGCGTATCGGGAAAGTTCATTTTGGAGACTTTGCAGGTGTATGTACCAACATCTGTGTCCGAAACATTCTTGATGGTTAAAgtaaagtttccttttcttttatttgtctgATAGTGTGGATCTGGTattataattttgttgtttcttttctttatttcttgtccGTTGAATTCCCAAGAGCTTGAGGTTGTAATTCTTCTAACCCTTGTGGCAGAGCACATCAAGGTTACTGTGGAACCTTTTCGTACAACAACAGCTTTATCGACCACGGAGATCTTGGGCTTCAGAGCAATAACGCCTGATTtaagaaaaaggtaaaagaaacaatacgaaattaaaactttcatgAACACAAGAGCAGTTTGTAGTCGCTCTCTTAGTTGGACGAGATGAGAGTGCATAGCTTCAAAGGAAGGCGGTACACAAATTATTTGTATATACTTATACATTCATTTCCCAGTCTGTGGCTTTTGTTAGATGTAAAATCTCTAACGCTCgttgtttttttggttgattcttccttaatctcttttcttctcaagttcTTACGACGGGGACTAACTCCTATCTAATGAGAAAAGCGAGGGTCATCgtttataaaggtgacactgcAGATGACACTACTAAGCGGTCAATCTTCTTGTATCGTCATCGTTCCATCTCAGCCAGCGAATCATGTTAGGTTACGTATGACAGTTCCTGCTTACTAGGTATGCGCCTTCGAGTTATttacgcagttacaaaatcaaaacCTTAAATTTTCTTATTCTTACAGTTAAGATtggccagaacagaaacgagattggtaatataaaaatcataactaACCTACTGACAGAATATTATTCACATCTACATTCTATATTTTAGAACATCTGCACCTGAAAGCAGCCAAACTAGTTCACAAACTCCCTACCGAAACTCCTGACACTGACGTTCTCGACCTTGTAAAATGGAAACCTCTAGTCTACATTTACAAGCGTAGGCTCGCTTCTATAATGTACCAGATCTATCATAATAGCTTACCTGATCAACTCACAGCCCTCTTCGAAACTTGCAACACTAATACTAATTATAATTTAAGGCGCACAAATCACTTCTCGCATGTACGGTACAATAGCAACATTGGCAGAAATAGTGTAAGATATAGAGGACCCATCGTTTGGAATTTAATCCCTAGAGCCATCAAGGACGCTTCCTCCTatcaactttttaaacaaaaacttagaCAAGCCTCCAAGATACTGGACCAACTCCAATTCGAAAAAGAGGCCTGTCTGATAACATCAAAACGATCagatttcttatatttttagtttttaaattttaattaattaattaatttattttattcaagattttatataaatatagtttttttttaattaagttgtcGGCAGGTCCACACCAGCCTTTAGGTTGCCGCAAACCGACCTGCCTTAACAAatagtatatgtatgtatgtatgtgtgtaCATCTGAAGAGGTATCTTAACAGAAAATTGCCTTAGAAGACCGTTAAATGACAACATTATGATCACAAAAGTTGGTGAAGAAGGGGCGttcacaagtaccgcccccaaGTTGCTACGTGCTAGTTATAATAACTATTTAATTGCAAAATATGAAGGGTATCACATGTTTACACCTTTAAGAAcgagaggtgtcgaacgtgaCCTTTTACCAGAGAGATTCACTCTTTCTGgattaacaaattaacttaattaATAACATAACTTTCCCAAGACACTATCACGAGTTCTTATTACCGTAGAAACTGAACAACTGTTTCCATGTCAACTTCACGATCATAACGAGGAAAACGTGACCAAACTCCACCCTTAAGATAAGACCTCCAAAAGGAATAAGAGGTCACCGACCtgcctttttataatttttgcaGGAATGGTttaaagtaatataatatttccactCCTTTCCCCGAcaccaatataaggaaacccttacgatatttcagattaaatatagttgtatttttatcgtttaacactttaaaaaaaacttttggtaAGACTGAAGTCAGCCACTGTGGTACGAATTAGTCTTTTTTCAGCAGTGTGGCGAAAGAATTTCTACCCTGTTGtgactttttatttattctagTCCTTTGATTTCTCAGGAGTCTGAGGTTGTAAGAGATGTAACCTTCCTGGCAAGGCGGAATCAAGGTTACATTGAAACCTTTTCTTGCTATCACAACCTTGTTGGCCGCCGAAACACTGGGCTTTAGAGTAGTAATACCcgataaaagaaatttgaatcaaatatgatgaaaaataatgatgacaatggGTCAATACTTATTCTCAGTCGCATGGCGAGAAGGTCTTGATAATAACACAAAGTTTCAACGGCGAACAGAAGTTGCTGTATTTTTCGTCGTAACAGCATTCTACGCGATAATCAACATTCCTTTCAGGCACTTTGCGAACAGGATTAAGGTAAACTGAAGTACATGAATTGTCAGCAACTGCGCTCCTATTGCTTTCCCTAGCGAAGAAAGGACATCGTGGTGTAAGGTAGACTCTCCCCTGTCTTTGTGAAAGACTCTAACGCTTTGTGAATAGCAAAGGAGTCCGAGGAATAGTAACGCAAccaatttacctttttcttCCATGATCTTGAATCTAAAGAACTCAGGGAAGCGCTGAAATCTCTGTTATCTATGGCAAGGATTCGTTTTCCTTTCTTGATAGTCTTTAAGGTTCATTTAGCTTGAAAAGACTACTAAAAATGGCTAAGCAAAACACTGATTAAGTGTTGGCAATGATCAGTGATCACTAACCTCTTCAAACAgtcaaacttttgaaattagACGAGAAAAGGAGAGCGCAAAAAGGTGATTGTTTATCAAAagtctttttcatttgttgggtgacaaatttttatttttattgccgTAGACTGCTACAATCGCACTTTCTTACCCAGATGACTTGTGCTGAGTCATGGGAGCTAGAGTTAAAAACGGGAAGGGAATAGAGAGAGAATAGAGTTTCAGTCGTCTTCCGTTCTCTTGAATTTCCATTAGGTTCTGCTTGTAAGTTCCACATCCTTTATTAGTTTGACTTGAGTTCATTCAAATTTCTACACGTGGTTTTAATTACTTTGATGATAAAGGTCAACTGAATTCATTTCCACTTTTCAAACATTCTGCTCGCATTCAATTAAACGTCTTTTTCTACTTCTTAGTCACAGCTTGTGTAGGGAAAACTAAGCCTTGTTGTAGTTAAACGAAGATCATGATTAATTAAAAAGCTTGCTTGTAAATATCTGCGAAAATATTGTTTAGTTTTGTGCAGAAACAACGACTCGATTAACATTTATGCTAAAGATATCTTGACCTGTCTCTAGTTGTTGAGtctttaaatatttacatttatattaCAAACGTAACTTGATTGTGTGATACACATGTCATCGTTCAATATGAGTCTTCAGATGTCCACATTTGCAAAAACCTAGCTCAATTATGAAATCCAATTTGCTTTCCTTTTGAAGCTAAATGACCAGGATCCGTGTACTTCGCTTGTTTCACTTTCGTCCATCTAACTGTTCATGACTCATGGTGAAAATACTTCCAAACTACATTTCGCTTTTGACAATGAATCAACTGTCACCTGTTCCCCTTGGATGAGAAATTGAGTTGAATTCAATTAAACCCAATATATCATCCACATGACTTCCTTTTAAGGGGAACAGGTGACAGTTGATTCATTGTCAAAAGCGAAATGTGGTTTGGAAGTATTCCATCTGAGTGTGGGTGTTTCCGTTTCAAGATAGTTTTAAGTCGTGTATTGATAAGATCACCGTCGAGCTGTCTCTTCGTTATTAATAGATCACTTCACCGAAGCCTTCGGCCTCTTTCGATGTCCATAACGTATGCTGAAAATGATTTGGTTATATGACCACCCGTAACAAGTCCGAGTATGAAATTCCTACCGTAATCGACTTCGAATTCCCAAACTGTCTAGGACTCATTTCCCAATACGATGAATACAATTCGCGTAAACGAGTAACCAGGAAAATGTTTAACCTTCTAGGCGTCTATTAAATGACACGACATCAGATAAGCGATCTCTATTTGCcttttaaattgaattaaatttctACAAGTTCTGATAATAGAAAGTAAACACTCTCGTAAAAGAACTCGccgcaaaaaaattatttaaacgaGTGGCAGCCGAATGAGAGCTATTTAAGTCATGGTCGAGCCGAGTGGAAGAGGTGCTTTTTGTGTCGATACAAGATCGTCGTTAACTAGATTTCATTTTACATTATAGACAATAAGAAAGACCACTTGCTTTTGAGTACTGCTATAGTTTCATTGAAGGGTGCTTCTATGAAGTTTATTTTCTAAgggttttatttttaaattttccaatctGGATATTTAGATGAGAGTATTGTTTATGACGAAAAGTTGTACGGGGAGATACCTTTTGCTATTTCTGAGCTTTGCAAACTCTTGCAAAGCTGCAGTCATCATTTAAGCTACCGTTATCTTGGTTTGTGATTCTATTGGGTGAATGCGgtctttttcgttttgttattcatATCCGAGCTCGCCTGAATAAAGAACAGCTGGCGGAGAATAAATCTTAACCCACCCGTAAAGCAAAATTTACGCATgactttcactttcaaaagctCCTTGTTTGATATTTATTAGCTTCTTCCCGACCATTGTAACTGTCAGCCAATATTGCTACCACTGATCTTAGTTTTCAAATATCAGATGTGCAAACAGAAAGATCGAGTTTAGATCTTAACATAAGGACGCTGCCAACTGCGGAAAAAGTAACAACGCAACACTGCTTAGATTCGCCTCGCGACAGCCAAGTTTCAGATaggaaacaaattattttctgcCAAATCCACCGGAATCAATCCTGCACGTGGCTTACTGCTGTTTCCCTCTCTAGACCCACAGTATCAACGCGTGCATATTTAGGTGAAGTACCCTTACCTGAAGCCGATAGCAGTGCTCCAAGCAGCAGAGGTGCAAAGAGACAGCTCATGTTTTACTTGCCGAGCCGTCTGCTCGAGAGCTTGCCTGAAGAACAGCTTCGACTACTTCCTGCACtggttgaaataattttcactttCGAAAGGTTGATATATGATATGATGTTTCCGCTAAAAGAAAGTGTTTTAAAAGTGGGGAGGGGTTCATTTCAATAGATAAAGTGGGAATGCGGAACAGTTTTTAGATTAATTCATAAGAACATTGTAACAGAAAGCGAGTTACATTTGTCTGGAATTTTTAAGCAGAGTTCTTAAAGAGTAGGACATCCATCCTTAAGTAGTTTCATTGCTTCTGCAGCACTCACGGGGTTTTATCAGGAAGCCTGTTGCAAACACGGTGATATCATAACGTATCagctccccccccctcccccttcctgATTTGATTGTAGCCTCGATGATAAAGCCACCAGTAATTTGAgttaaaataacaattatacTTTCGATGGAAGTCAATCACTGTGGTTGCTGGGCAAGCCGATAAATGACCCTATTCATTGATATGAATACCATTGTTATCTATcaataattagtttttttttttataatggaTGAATCGCAAGTAAACTAAATTGATTTGATACCTGTCACAAAAAGCCAGGCCTGAAAATGGACAACCCTAGCAACAGGTTATTAAATGGTAGAACAGAGAGATAGGAAGTATATTAACTGACGCAGAATTTATACACGACGCATGATGGTTTCTaaacaaagctttgaagaaGGATACTATGGTGGGAGAGAGCGATACGTATGGAATGTTAGACACCTAAGacgtaaaaaagaaacaaaaaaagaaaacattaaatgaaacCATGAAATTTCTGTCGCGCGGTTGATTCTGTTGCATTAGGATTATTTGGAAAGTTAATAACTTTCTGCGTGTGTTCATTCTTCTCTGTCAATTCTTTAGTCCAAAACAGCTCGTCGTTGAAATTGTCTCGGTCCCGGAACATATTTATCTAAACTGCGAATATCAAATGCATCGACTTTTAGGTGCGATATCCTCGTGCTTACGGTAGATGCATTCGTAGCGCAGTAAATTCCAGAGTTTAACGCTATCAGTGAAAAGAAAGTGTATATTTAGAAAGTTTATATCGCAGCAAAGTTTGGGATAAGTCATCGTAAAAACACTTGAAAGTTAAGTTTAATTAATTGTTTGTTAAGTTTGCCTCACGAGGTAGCGACCTCTAGCGTGGATCAGCATGTTTCGAATGCGTGCCACATACTTCTTTTTGGATTTGTAAGTTATCGGGTTCTAATATTTAGGTATATCAAAGCACAAAGCGCCTATCTCTTTCCGTCAGTTACCTAACGTAAACGGGAAACTAGTTTGCTTGAAGGACTTTCGATTCGTAGCTGAAATCGATCTGAGACACTTAGGACCTTCAAGGCAGCTTCGATCTTCTCTAATATGGTAAGAATGTCTCACTGAAACTAGTTGTTGAGAGAACGATATATATCCCTTTGCTTTGTGCACGTTTCGAACCGTGATTAAGCAGGCATGGATGTATACTCAAGGAGAGGATATCATGCGGATGCATTTCATCCAGGAAGACAATACTGGAGGAAACGAGACAGAAGAACAAGAACGAGCT from Pocillopora verrucosa isolate sample1 chromosome 10, ASM3666991v2, whole genome shotgun sequence includes the following:
- the LOC131782129 gene encoding leucine-rich repeats and immunoglobulin-like domains protein 2; amino-acid sequence: MSCLFAPLLLGALLSASGVIALKPKISVVDKAVVVRKGSTVTLMCSATRVRRITTSSSWEFNGQEIKKRNNKIIIPDPHYQTNKRKGNFTLTIKNVSDTDVGTYTCKVSKMNFPDTLDAKENIELSIQEEILNVTSTQTNITLDEGSTTTLNCSVNFSGAFAVVVYWLLNGKIVPKTKVLYQQGDGMPLELKHVTLAQSGIYTCVANSTIGLKTHDIAVNIRDTQGPDLEFTHKTKSYVEITNGTNVTLSCLGIYPAALFDDTFWLFNGSQIKRNKHFEINNDFVDNNEENIKRRLLSLTIYNARVEDSGKYECVLNTSHGLRRKNIKVNVTFFPEREVEEAPVNTVKEENKRLQLALYISLGLFAGVVATIGFLVKLYYKRAPKTLPSIKPFPGDEEPIYEYDVFITYSRKDSNWVDSKLLSLLSENQVKYCIDKMHFKLGYPILDSIADSVYQSRYVLAVWSGSYAASRFCKQELDYALHKSFHYSDYSVILIGLESISLKKLPKPLRARTFLNYSDSVDREGWEKRLVKHLKRSAPEKYAPVLGTPV